From the genome of Streptomyces sp. NBC_01341, one region includes:
- the purF gene encoding amidophosphoribosyltransferase has translation MPRGDGRLNHDLLPGEKGPQDACGVFGVWAPGEEVAKLTYFGLYALQHRGQESAGIAVSNGSQILVFKDMGLVSQVFDETSLGSLQGHIAVGHARYSTTGASVWENAQPTFRATAHGSIALGHNGNLVNTAQLAEMVADLPRKDGRATQVAATNDTDLVTALLAGQRDADDKPLTIEEAATKVLPGVKGAFSLVFMDEHTLYAARDPQGIRPLVLGRLERGWVVASESAALDICGASYVREIEPGELVAIDENGLRTSRFAEAKPKGCVFEYVYLARPDTDIAGRNVYLSRVEMGRKLAAEAPVEADLVIATPESGTPAAIGYAEASGIPFGAGLVKNAYVGRTFIQPSQTIRQLGIRLKLNPLKEVIKGKRLVVVDDSIVRGNTQRALVRMLREAGAAEIHIRISSPPVKWPCFFGIDFATRAELIANGMTVDEIATSMGADSLSYISLDAMVEATTIAKPNLCRACFDGEYPMELPDPELLGKQLLETELAAGPAATAAADALRRP, from the coding sequence GTGCCTCGTGGTGATGGACGACTCAACCACGACCTGCTCCCCGGCGAGAAAGGACCCCAGGACGCTTGCGGCGTCTTCGGTGTCTGGGCTCCCGGCGAAGAGGTCGCCAAGCTCACCTATTTCGGACTGTATGCCCTGCAGCACCGTGGACAGGAGTCCGCGGGCATCGCAGTGAGCAACGGGTCCCAGATCCTGGTCTTCAAGGACATGGGACTGGTCTCGCAGGTCTTCGACGAAACGTCTCTGGGATCGCTCCAGGGCCATATCGCGGTCGGTCATGCCCGCTACTCCACCACCGGTGCCTCGGTGTGGGAGAACGCGCAGCCGACGTTCCGTGCGACCGCGCACGGCTCGATCGCCCTGGGTCACAACGGCAATCTGGTCAACACGGCCCAGCTCGCCGAGATGGTCGCCGACCTTCCCCGTAAGGACGGCCGTGCCACCCAGGTCGCGGCGACCAACGACACCGATCTGGTGACCGCGCTGCTCGCCGGGCAGAGAGACGCCGACGACAAGCCGCTCACCATCGAGGAAGCCGCCACCAAGGTGCTTCCCGGGGTGAAGGGCGCCTTCTCGCTCGTCTTCATGGACGAGCACACCCTCTATGCGGCCCGTGACCCGCAGGGCATCCGCCCGCTGGTCCTCGGCCGGCTCGAGCGCGGCTGGGTGGTGGCCTCCGAGTCCGCCGCCCTCGACATCTGCGGTGCGAGCTACGTCCGCGAGATCGAGCCGGGTGAGCTCGTCGCCATCGACGAGAACGGCCTGCGCACCTCGCGCTTCGCAGAAGCGAAGCCCAAGGGCTGCGTCTTCGAGTACGTCTATCTCGCCCGCCCCGACACCGACATCGCCGGGCGCAACGTCTATCTGTCCCGTGTGGAGATGGGCCGGAAGCTGGCGGCGGAAGCCCCTGTCGAGGCCGATCTGGTCATAGCGACGCCGGAATCGGGAACCCCCGCGGCCATCGGTTACGCCGAGGCGAGCGGAATTCCGTTCGGGGCCGGCCTCGTCAAGAACGCCTACGTCGGCCGGACCTTCATCCAGCCGTCGCAGACCATCCGCCAGCTGGGCATCCGCCTCAAGCTGAATCCGCTCAAGGAAGTCATCAAGGGCAAGCGCCTGGTGGTCGTCGACGACTCGATCGTCCGCGGCAACACCCAGCGCGCCCTGGTGCGGATGCTCCGTGAGGCCGGTGCCGCCGAGATCCACATCCGGATCTCGTCCCCGCCGGTCAAGTGGCCCTGCTTCTTCGGGATCGACTTCGCCACGCGGGCCGAGCTGATCGCGAACGGCATGACCGTCGACGAGATCGCCACCTCCATGGGTGCGGACTCGCTCTCGTACATCTCGCTCGACGCGATGGTCGAGGCGACGACGATCGCCAAGCCGAATCTGTGCCGCGCCTGCTTCGACGGCGAATACCCGATGGAGCTCCCGGACCCGGAGCTGCTCGGCAAGCAGCTGCTGGAGACCGAGCTGGCCGCCGGCCCCGCCGCGACCGCGGCTGCCGACGCGCTGCGTCGTCCGTGA
- a CDS encoding META domain-containing protein, with protein sequence MSMRTQRMPVSVLALVTTFTLAACGTESGSGAGSGDSGDGSGTVRTEPAVTGVHWNVSSLTVGGKKTTAPAGAHVEIGPEGKATGSLGCNRFTADVRVDGSAVTVGEGTTTEMACADDVQAFEDAMGRAFRGTLEAAVAGRGDARTLTLTTAQGDSIALHSEPPAPLTGTGWKVSGLRTGSVATSLPDGTEDKARLTFGKDGTVEGNLGCNSFHGKAVVSGSTITFGPSASTRKMCPGAPMELERALLGAMKGETTYTIAHRTLSLTAKGGEGFDATAPAAGH encoded by the coding sequence ATGTCCATGCGCACACAACGTATGCCTGTCAGCGTCCTTGCCCTCGTGACCACCTTCACCCTCGCCGCCTGCGGTACGGAGTCGGGCTCCGGAGCGGGATCCGGGGATTCCGGGGACGGCAGCGGCACCGTACGCACCGAACCAGCCGTCACCGGTGTCCACTGGAACGTGTCCTCCCTGACCGTCGGCGGGAAGAAGACCACCGCGCCCGCGGGAGCCCACGTCGAGATCGGCCCCGAGGGGAAGGCCACCGGCAGTCTCGGCTGCAACCGGTTCACGGCGGACGTCCGTGTCGACGGCTCCGCGGTCACGGTCGGAGAGGGCACCACCACCGAGATGGCGTGCGCGGACGACGTCCAGGCGTTCGAGGACGCGATGGGCCGGGCCTTCCGCGGCACGCTCGAGGCGGCGGTCGCCGGGCGGGGCGACGCCAGGACCCTGACCCTGACCACCGCTCAGGGCGACTCCATCGCCCTGCACTCCGAGCCCCCGGCCCCGCTCACCGGAACCGGGTGGAAGGTGAGCGGCCTGCGCACCGGCAGCGTCGCCACCTCCCTGCCCGACGGCACGGAGGACAAGGCGCGGCTCACCTTCGGCAAGGACGGCACCGTGGAGGGGAACCTCGGCTGCAACTCCTTCCACGGCAAGGCGGTCGTCTCCGGCTCCACGATCACCTTCGGCCCGTCGGCCTCGACCCGGAAGATGTGCCCGGGCGCCCCGATGGAACTGGAGCGCGCCCTGCTCGGCGCCATGAAGGGGGAGACGACGTACACGATCGCGCACCGCACCCTGTCGCTCACGGCGAAGGGCGGCGAGGGATTCGACGCGACCGCCCCGGCGGCCGGGCACTGA
- a CDS encoding maleylpyruvate isomerase family mycothiol-dependent enzyme — protein MPPAKKRPRTYDLSRTRTAVLAQFAHVQAAVRALTPEQLSGPSGLGEWTVRDLAAHVTTVLERISRELELPEPPGAAPQLTLLEWPLSTAGRAEDIAGDARALAAARPGLAALYEETAERFARLVAGVPGERLVTTRAGTMRLGDFLVTRTVELVVHSDDLHRATGVAIPYDRQALAACTRLLADALADKAPGGSVEVRVPPFAVVQCIGGPKHTRGTPPNVVETDPLTWLRLATGRTEWAEALEEAQVSASGERADLAPLLPLMG, from the coding sequence ATGCCCCCGGCCAAGAAGCGCCCGCGCACCTACGACCTCAGCCGGACCCGCACGGCGGTCCTGGCACAGTTCGCCCACGTACAGGCCGCCGTCCGTGCCCTGACGCCCGAGCAGTTGTCCGGTCCGTCCGGGCTGGGGGAGTGGACCGTACGGGACCTCGCGGCGCACGTGACCACGGTGCTGGAGCGGATCAGCCGTGAGCTGGAGCTGCCGGAGCCGCCCGGTGCCGCACCGCAGCTCACCCTGCTGGAGTGGCCCCTCTCCACGGCGGGCCGGGCCGAGGACATCGCGGGCGACGCCAGGGCCCTGGCCGCGGCACGGCCCGGTCTCGCCGCGCTCTACGAGGAGACGGCCGAGAGGTTCGCCCGGCTCGTCGCCGGGGTCCCGGGGGAGCGGCTCGTGACGACCCGGGCGGGCACGATGCGGCTCGGCGACTTCCTCGTCACCCGTACCGTCGAACTCGTCGTCCACAGCGACGATCTCCACCGGGCGACGGGCGTCGCCATCCCCTACGACCGCCAGGCACTAGCCGCCTGCACCCGGCTGCTCGCCGACGCGCTCGCGGACAAGGCCCCCGGCGGCTCGGTCGAGGTGCGGGTCCCGCCCTTCGCCGTCGTCCAGTGCATCGGCGGCCCCAAGCACACCCGGGGCACCCCGCCCAACGTCGTCGAGACGGATCCGCTCACCTGGCTCCGGCTGGCCACGGGCCGCACGGAGTGGGCGGAGGCGCTGGAGGAGGCGCAGGTCAGCGCCAGTGGTGAGCGGGCGGATCTCGCCCCGCTGCTCCCGCTGATGGGCTGA
- a CDS encoding M23 family metallopeptidase has translation MPVRKAAMIVYRCCWIVFVALVLVSVLAEPVVPYGLAFVPAALAVVIGLLVGRRGREDPANGRSAVEIAPPVTGRWTALNSPADKVPSHGTHGYGQSHAIDIVAEPATGGRPAFRWLWPVARPNSDFPAFDAPVLAVADATVVHASGGRRDHLSRNSGPALAYLMLVEASLRDMSGARGIFGNHVVLDLGEGVYAVYAHLRRGSLQVESGDTVREGQPIARCGNSGNSTEPHVHFQLTDHPDLDVARGIPFTWRGVGVPPSGEAFVVEEAVGSDW, from the coding sequence ATGCCCGTACGCAAAGCCGCGATGATCGTCTACCGCTGCTGCTGGATCGTCTTCGTCGCCCTGGTGCTGGTGAGCGTGCTCGCCGAACCGGTGGTCCCCTACGGCCTGGCCTTCGTGCCCGCCGCGCTGGCGGTCGTCATCGGGCTGCTGGTGGGGCGCCGGGGCCGTGAGGACCCGGCGAACGGCCGGTCCGCCGTGGAGATCGCGCCGCCGGTGACGGGGCGCTGGACGGCGCTCAACAGCCCGGCGGACAAGGTCCCCAGCCACGGCACCCACGGCTACGGCCAGTCCCACGCGATCGACATCGTCGCGGAACCCGCCACGGGCGGACGGCCGGCATTCCGGTGGCTGTGGCCGGTGGCCCGGCCGAACAGCGACTTCCCGGCCTTCGACGCCCCGGTCCTCGCGGTCGCGGACGCCACCGTCGTGCACGCGAGCGGGGGCCGGCGCGACCACCTCAGCCGGAACTCGGGCCCGGCCCTGGCGTATCTGATGCTGGTGGAGGCGTCGCTGCGCGACATGTCGGGCGCCCGCGGGATCTTCGGGAACCACGTCGTGCTCGACCTCGGCGAGGGCGTGTACGCCGTGTACGCCCATCTGCGCCGCGGTTCGCTCCAGGTGGAGTCGGGCGACACCGTGCGCGAGGGACAGCCGATCGCCCGCTGCGGGAACTCGGGCAACTCCACCGAACCCCATGTGCACTTCCAGCTGACGGACCACCCCGACCTCGACGTCGCACGGGGGATCCCGTTCACCTGGCGGGGCGTCGGTGTTCCTCCCAGCGGAGAGGCCTTCGTGGTCGAGGAGGCTGTCGGCAGCGACTGGTAA
- a CDS encoding ArsR/SmtB family transcription factor: MELEERVAELERRLAVLESAAGGGRPELGDGDFWALDGLKDQLGLVGDAAADGGVLFTGAVRLPAGERYEWQYGALTAGLLGTDEDRPDWTEAAEPLAALGHPVRLRLLREILAGRRTAAELAGLDQTGTTGQVYHHLRMLTAAGWLHTTGRGRYEVPGARVVPLLVVLTAARP; the protein is encoded by the coding sequence GTGGAGCTTGAGGAACGCGTCGCCGAACTGGAGCGCCGGCTCGCGGTGCTGGAGTCGGCGGCGGGCGGCGGCAGGCCGGAACTGGGCGACGGCGACTTCTGGGCGTTGGACGGTCTGAAGGACCAGCTCGGCCTGGTCGGGGACGCCGCCGCCGACGGCGGGGTGCTGTTCACCGGCGCCGTCCGGCTGCCCGCCGGTGAGCGTTACGAATGGCAGTACGGCGCGCTCACCGCAGGCCTCCTGGGCACCGACGAGGACCGGCCCGACTGGACGGAGGCCGCCGAACCGCTCGCCGCCCTCGGCCATCCCGTACGGCTACGGCTGCTCCGCGAGATCCTCGCGGGCCGGCGCACCGCCGCCGAGCTGGCCGGGCTCGACCAGACGGGCACGACCGGGCAGGTCTACCACCACCTGCGGATGCTCACCGCCGCCGGCTGGCTGCACACGACGGGGCGGGGGCGCTACGAGGTGCCGGGCGCCCGGGTCGTGCCGCTGCTGGTGGTCCTCACGGCAGCCCGGCCATGA
- the purL gene encoding phosphoribosylformylglycinamidine synthase subunit PurL yields MSLDTVKHAAETPDAGQPWKELGLKEDEYARIREILGRRPTGAELAMYSVMWSEHCSYKSSKVHLKQFGEKVPANDAMLVGIGENAGVVDVGQGYAVTFKVESHNHPSYIEPYQGAATGVGGIVRDILAMGARPVAVVDPLRFGAADHPDTRRVLPGVVAGIGGYGNCLGLPNIGGEVVFDACYQGNPLVNAGCIGVMKHEDIHLAQASGPGNKVILYGARTGGDGIGGVSVLASETFDSTGPAKRPAVQVGDPFQEKLLIECTLEIFKEKLVAGIQDLGGAGLSCATSELASAGSGGMRVELDTVPLRDSSLSPEEILMSESQERMCAIVEPQHVDRFLEICEKWDVIATVIGEVTEGSQLEIFWHGEQIVDVPPRSVAHEGPTYHRPFARPSWQDALQADDAGKLARPANAAELREQVLRLVASPNQASKSWITDQYDHFVQGNTVLAMPEDAGMVRIDEESNLGVAMATDGNGRFAKLDPYTGAQLALAESYRNVAASGAKPLAISDCLNFGSPEDPDVMWQFAEATRGLADGCLELGTPVTGGNVSLYNQTGDTAIHPTPVVAVLGVIDDVTRRTPVAFAQEGQLLYLLGDTHEEFGGSAWSEVIHQHLGGMPPKVDLGREKLLGEILISASRDGMIDAAHDLSDGGLIQAVTESCLRGGKGARLVVPDGLDAFTFLFSESAGRAVVSIPRSEELRFNDMCGARGLPVARIGVVDGDEIEIQGEFSIPLSELRTAHEGTLKGLFA; encoded by the coding sequence ATGAGCCTCGACACGGTCAAGCACGCGGCCGAGACGCCGGACGCCGGACAGCCCTGGAAGGAGCTCGGCCTCAAGGAGGACGAGTACGCCCGCATCCGGGAGATCCTGGGCCGCCGTCCCACCGGCGCCGAGCTCGCCATGTACTCCGTGATGTGGTCCGAGCACTGCTCCTACAAGAGCAGCAAGGTCCACCTCAAGCAGTTCGGCGAGAAGGTCCCCGCGAACGACGCGATGCTCGTCGGCATCGGCGAGAACGCCGGTGTGGTCGACGTCGGCCAGGGTTACGCGGTCACCTTCAAGGTCGAGTCGCACAACCACCCCTCGTACATCGAGCCCTACCAGGGTGCGGCGACCGGGGTCGGCGGCATCGTCCGCGACATCCTCGCCATGGGCGCCCGTCCGGTCGCCGTCGTCGACCCGCTGCGCTTCGGTGCTGCCGACCACCCCGACACCCGGCGGGTCCTGCCCGGCGTCGTCGCGGGCATCGGCGGTTACGGCAACTGCCTCGGCCTGCCGAACATCGGCGGCGAGGTCGTCTTCGACGCCTGCTACCAGGGCAACCCGCTCGTCAACGCCGGCTGCATCGGCGTGATGAAGCACGAGGACATCCACCTCGCCCAGGCCTCCGGCCCCGGCAACAAGGTCATCCTCTACGGTGCCCGCACCGGTGGCGACGGCATCGGCGGCGTCTCGGTGCTGGCCTCCGAGACCTTCGACTCGACCGGTCCCGCGAAGCGCCCGGCCGTCCAGGTCGGTGACCCGTTCCAGGAGAAGCTCCTCATCGAGTGCACCCTGGAGATCTTCAAGGAGAAGCTCGTCGCGGGGATCCAGGACCTCGGCGGCGCCGGGCTCTCCTGTGCCACGAGCGAGCTGGCCTCCGCGGGGTCCGGCGGGATGCGCGTCGAGCTGGACACCGTGCCACTGCGCGACTCCTCCCTCTCGCCCGAGGAAATCCTCATGAGCGAGTCGCAGGAGCGCATGTGCGCGATCGTCGAGCCGCAGCACGTGGACCGCTTCCTCGAGATCTGCGAGAAGTGGGACGTCATCGCCACCGTCATCGGTGAGGTGACCGAGGGCTCGCAGCTGGAGATCTTCTGGCACGGCGAGCAGATCGTGGACGTACCCCCGCGGTCCGTCGCGCACGAGGGCCCGACCTACCACCGGCCGTTCGCCCGGCCTTCGTGGCAGGACGCGCTCCAGGCGGACGACGCAGGCAAGCTCGCCCGCCCGGCGAACGCCGCCGAGCTGCGCGAGCAGGTCCTCCGGCTGGTCGCGTCCCCGAACCAGGCCTCCAAGTCCTGGATCACCGACCAGTACGACCACTTCGTGCAGGGCAACACGGTGCTCGCGATGCCCGAGGACGCCGGCATGGTCCGGATCGACGAGGAGTCGAACCTGGGCGTGGCCATGGCGACCGACGGCAACGGCCGCTTCGCCAAGCTGGACCCCTACACGGGCGCCCAGCTCGCGCTGGCCGAGTCGTACCGCAACGTCGCCGCGTCCGGTGCCAAGCCGCTCGCCATCTCGGACTGCCTCAACTTCGGTTCGCCCGAGGACCCGGACGTCATGTGGCAGTTCGCCGAGGCCACCCGCGGTCTCGCGGACGGCTGCCTGGAGCTGGGCACGCCGGTCACCGGCGGCAACGTGTCGCTCTACAACCAGACCGGTGACACGGCGATCCACCCGACGCCGGTCGTGGCCGTGCTCGGCGTGATCGACGACGTCACCCGGCGCACGCCGGTCGCGTTCGCGCAGGAGGGGCAGCTGCTCTACCTCCTGGGTGACACCCACGAGGAGTTCGGCGGTTCGGCCTGGTCCGAGGTCATCCACCAGCACCTCGGCGGCATGCCGCCCAAGGTCGACCTGGGCCGCGAGAAGCTGCTCGGCGAGATCCTGATCTCGGCCTCCCGCGACGGCATGATCGACGCGGCGCACGACCTCTCCGACGGCGGCCTGATCCAGGCGGTCACCGAGTCCTGCCTGCGGGGTGGCAAGGGTGCCCGGCTGGTCGTCCCCGACGGTCTGGACGCGTTCACCTTCCTGTTCTCGGAGTCGGCCGGCCGCGCGGTCGTCTCGATCCCGCGCAGCGAGGAGCTCCGCTTCAACGACATGTGCGGGGCGCGGGGTCTTCCCGTCGCCCGGATCGGTGTCGTGGACGGCGACGAGATCGAGATCCAGGGTGAGTTCAGCATCCCGCTGAGCGAGCTGCGCACGGCGCACGAGGGGACTCTGAAGGGTCTGTTCGCCTAG
- the purQ gene encoding phosphoribosylformylglycinamidine synthase subunit PurQ encodes MTTRIGVVTFPGTLDDQDSLRAVRIAGAEPVSLWHRDKDLHQVDAVILAGGFSYGDYLRAGAISRFSPVMETVIAQAKAGMPVLGICNGFQILTEAHLLPGAMLRNNHLHFICRDQKLRVENAETAWTSDYTAGQEISVPLKNMDGRYTADERTLDELEAEGRVAFRYADVNPNGSLRDIAGITNAAGNIVGLMPHPEHAVEPLIGTGRTDGLGFFTSIIKKLVNA; translated from the coding sequence GTGACCACCCGTATCGGAGTCGTCACTTTTCCCGGCACGCTCGACGACCAGGACAGCCTGCGGGCCGTCCGGATCGCGGGGGCCGAGCCCGTATCGCTCTGGCACCGTGACAAGGACCTGCACCAGGTCGACGCCGTCATCCTGGCGGGCGGATTCAGTTACGGCGACTACCTGCGCGCCGGTGCCATCTCGCGGTTCTCGCCCGTGATGGAGACGGTCATCGCGCAGGCGAAGGCCGGTATGCCGGTCCTCGGTATCTGCAACGGCTTCCAGATCCTGACCGAGGCGCACCTGCTCCCCGGCGCGATGCTGCGGAACAATCACCTCCACTTCATCTGCCGCGACCAGAAGCTGCGGGTGGAGAACGCCGAGACCGCCTGGACCTCGGACTACACGGCGGGCCAGGAGATCTCCGTACCGCTGAAGAACATGGACGGCCGGTACACCGCCGACGAGCGCACGCTCGACGAGCTGGAGGCCGAGGGCCGTGTCGCCTTCCGCTACGCCGACGTGAACCCGAACGGCTCGCTGCGCGACATCGCGGGCATCACCAACGCCGCGGGCAACATCGTCGGTCTGATGCCGCACCCCGAGCACGCCGTCGAGCCGCTCATCGGCACCGGTCGCACCGACGGCCTGGGTTTCTTCACCTCGATCATCAAGAAGCTGGTCAACGCATGA
- the purS gene encoding phosphoribosylformylglycinamidine synthase subunit PurS, translating into MARVVVDVMLKPEILDPQGQAVQRALPRLGFDGIADVRQGKRFELEVEGPVDDAALARIHEIAETFLANTVIEDFTVKVEEEK; encoded by the coding sequence GTGGCACGCGTCGTAGTCGACGTCATGCTCAAGCCGGAGATCCTCGACCCGCAGGGACAGGCTGTGCAGCGCGCACTGCCCCGTCTCGGCTTCGACGGAATCGCGGACGTTCGTCAGGGAAAGCGTTTCGAGCTCGAGGTCGAGGGGCCGGTCGACGATGCCGCCCTCGCCCGTATTCACGAGATCGCCGAGACCTTCCTCGCCAACACCGTCATCGAGGACTTCACCGTCAAGGTGGAGGAGGAGAAGTGA
- a CDS encoding histone-like nucleoid-structuring protein Lsr2 → MAQRVVVTLSDDIDGGEAAETVTFSLDGKSYEIDLNPANAKKLRKALAPYVSAGRKQTNTGKRGKAPVTYHHTSLAPDPAAVRAWARSHRMEVPARGRIPKKVYEAFHAAS, encoded by the coding sequence GTGGCTCAGCGCGTCGTGGTCACGCTCTCCGACGACATCGACGGGGGAGAAGCGGCGGAAACGGTCACCTTCTCCCTGGACGGGAAGTCCTACGAGATCGACCTCAATCCCGCCAATGCAAAGAAACTGCGCAAGGCGCTGGCTCCGTACGTGTCGGCCGGCCGAAAGCAGACAAATACCGGCAAGCGCGGCAAGGCCCCGGTGACCTACCACCACACCTCACTGGCGCCCGACCCCGCCGCCGTGCGCGCCTGGGCCCGCTCGCACCGGATGGAGGTGCCGGCCCGCGGCCGGATCCCCAAGAAGGTCTACGAGGCGTTCCACGCGGCGAGTTGA
- a CDS encoding phosphoribosylaminoimidazolesuccinocarboxamide synthase produces MSGFVEKPEPVQVPGLTHLHTGKVRDLYRNEAGDLVMVASDRISAYDWVLPTEIPDKGRVLTQLSLWWFDQLADLVPNHVLSTELPAGAPDDWAGRTLICRSLRMVQVECVARGYLTGSGLTEYDATRTVCGLALPEGLVDGSELPAPIFTPATKAAVGDHDENVSYEEVAREVGAETAAVLRRTTLDVYGRARDIARERGIILADTKFEFGFAPSADGGEELILADEVLTPDSSRFWPAESWEPGRAQPSYDKQFVRDWLTSPASGWDRRGEEPPPALPQEIVEATRAKYLDAYELLTGLSWAADGR; encoded by the coding sequence GTGTCCGGTTTCGTAGAAAAGCCCGAGCCCGTGCAGGTGCCGGGGCTCACCCACCTGCACACCGGCAAGGTGCGCGACCTGTACCGGAACGAGGCCGGTGACCTCGTCATGGTCGCCAGCGACCGTATCTCCGCGTACGACTGGGTCCTGCCCACCGAGATTCCCGACAAGGGCCGGGTCCTGACGCAGCTGTCGCTGTGGTGGTTCGACCAGCTCGCCGATCTCGTCCCCAACCACGTCCTGTCGACGGAGCTCCCGGCCGGGGCGCCCGACGACTGGGCGGGCCGCACCCTGATCTGCCGTTCGCTGCGGATGGTCCAGGTCGAGTGCGTGGCGCGCGGTTATCTGACCGGCTCCGGCCTGACCGAGTACGACGCGACCCGCACGGTCTGCGGGCTCGCGCTGCCCGAGGGGCTGGTCGACGGCTCCGAGCTCCCGGCGCCGATCTTCACGCCGGCCACGAAGGCCGCGGTCGGTGACCACGACGAGAACGTGTCGTACGAGGAGGTCGCCCGCGAGGTCGGTGCGGAGACGGCTGCCGTGCTGCGCCGGACGACCCTGGACGTCTACGGGCGGGCCCGGGACATCGCGCGTGAGCGCGGGATCATCCTGGCCGACACGAAGTTCGAGTTCGGCTTCGCGCCCAGCGCCGACGGCGGCGAGGAACTGATCCTGGCGGACGAGGTGCTGACCCCGGACTCGTCGCGTTTCTGGCCCGCCGAGAGCTGGGAGCCCGGCAGGGCGCAGCCGTCGTACGACAAGCAGTTCGTGCGGGACTGGCTGACGTCTCCGGCCTCCGGCTGGGACCGCCGCGGCGAGGAGCCGCCGCCGGCGCTTCCGCAGGAGATCGTCGAGGCGACCCGCGCCAAGTACCTGGACGCGTACGAGCTTCTCACCGGTCTCAGCTGGGCGGCCGACGGCCGCTGA
- a CDS encoding N,N-dimethylformamidase beta subunit family domain-containing protein, with the protein MGAEHIRRWESGALAHAVSDPFGMGPLPWLRGSENYFDDTGQVVPWYADTALGRSGSGGGTRTADDVHRQIKGFVSPGAAAPGEAIDFHITVDPPQQFSVDVYRIGHYAGDGAAKITTSPRLSGIVQPAPLTAERTVSCHHWWLSWRLQIPTYWSVGAYVAVLTTADGYRSHIPFTVRDDHPADLLLLLPDITWQAYNLYPEDGRTGASLYHAWDEEGRLLGEEDAAVTISFDRPYAGAGLPLHVGHAYDFIRWAERYGYDLAYADARDLHAGRVDPSRYRGLVFPGHDEYWSVPMRRTAEQARDIGTSLVFLSANTMYWQVGLGLSPSGVPDRLLTCRKRRGPGKPALWREVDRAEQQLLGIQYAGRVPEPHPLVVRNGGHWLWEATGAAEGDEIAGLVAGEADRYFPRTSLPEHENRMLLAHSPYSDSEGATRHQETSLYRAPSGALVFASGTFAWSPALDRPGHVDARVQRATANLLDRICKRD; encoded by the coding sequence ATGGGGGCGGAGCATATTCGGCGGTGGGAATCGGGTGCCCTCGCGCACGCCGTGAGCGACCCCTTCGGAATGGGGCCACTGCCCTGGCTGCGCGGCAGTGAGAACTACTTCGACGACACGGGGCAGGTCGTTCCCTGGTACGCCGACACCGCCCTGGGCCGTAGCGGATCGGGCGGCGGCACGCGGACGGCCGACGACGTGCACCGCCAGATCAAGGGGTTCGTGTCCCCCGGCGCAGCGGCTCCCGGTGAGGCGATCGACTTCCACATCACCGTGGACCCGCCCCAGCAGTTCTCCGTCGACGTCTACCGCATCGGGCACTACGCCGGCGACGGCGCCGCCAAGATCACCACGAGCCCGCGTCTGTCCGGCATCGTGCAGCCTGCGCCGCTGACGGCCGAGCGGACGGTCTCCTGCCACCACTGGTGGCTCTCCTGGCGCCTTCAGATCCCGACGTACTGGTCGGTCGGCGCGTACGTGGCCGTCCTGACCACCGCCGACGGGTACCGCTCGCACATCCCCTTCACGGTCCGCGACGACCACCCGGCGGACCTGCTGCTCCTGCTTCCCGACATCACGTGGCAGGCCTACAACCTCTATCCGGAGGACGGCCGGACCGGTGCCAGCCTCTACCACGCGTGGGACGAGGAAGGCCGGCTGCTGGGGGAGGAGGACGCCGCCGTCACGATCTCCTTCGACCGCCCCTACGCGGGCGCGGGCCTGCCCCTCCACGTGGGCCACGCCTACGACTTCATCCGCTGGGCCGAGCGCTACGGCTACGACCTCGCGTACGCCGACGCCCGCGATCTGCACGCCGGACGGGTCGACCCCAGTCGCTACCGCGGCCTGGTCTTCCCCGGCCACGACGAGTACTGGTCGGTCCCGATGCGCCGCACGGCCGAGCAGGCCCGGGACATCGGCACCTCGCTGGTCTTCCTCTCCGCCAACACCATGTACTGGCAGGTCGGCCTCGGCCTGTCGCCCTCGGGTGTCCCTGACCGCCTGCTCACCTGCCGGAAGCGCCGCGGCCCCGGGAAGCCGGCGCTGTGGCGTGAGGTCGACCGCGCGGAACAGCAGCTGCTCGGCATCCAGTACGCGGGCCGGGTTCCCGAGCCCCACCCCCTGGTCGTGCGGAACGGCGGGCACTGGCTCTGGGAGGCCACCGGGGCCGCGGAGGGCGACGAGATCGCCGGGCTGGTCGCCGGTGAGGCCGACCGCTACTTCCCGCGCACGTCCCTGCCGGAGCACGAGAACCGCATGCTGCTCGCGCACTCGCCGTACAGCGACAGCGAGGGGGCCACCCGGCACCAGGAGACCTCGCTCTATCGCGCGCCCTCGGGCGCCCTCGTCTTCGCTTCCGGCACCTTCGCCTGGTCCCCGGCGCTCGACCGGCCGGGCCACGTGGACGCCCGTGTCCAGCGGGCCACGGCCAATCTCCTCGACCGGATCTGCAAGCGCGACTGA